One window of uncultured Trichococcus sp. genomic DNA carries:
- the liaX gene encoding daptomycin-sensing surface protein LiaX, translated as MNERDRILALVREGIITTEEALVLLENLAKREGKDAVKLNQQQDFTDAKDNATESTEQTDQVSDQEREDRKNLEKILDELASEISYFSSQIDAKGEALQMLKKQINDKAEKRQELATADELGDLTGEQEITLMRLDEELEGLRGQAAALEAEKVEMEQKMRSLKKEHVENSVKSFGEKLGNKEEWKDTATNFTERLTKAGAQLSKFLTDTVQTVVENVDWKETDFNIKIPGLITSKFQHEFTFDQNAATILDFQLANGNVTLQSWDNETISVAADVKIYGKTEEATAKEAFDARSTVVMDEDKFTFRVPNKRVKCDIIVSLPKREYDYVAIKLLNGNVTLKNIEGKDFYIKSTNGNMLISGLKAIMLETDGVNGNLDVSESTIVDVLAKTINGSLTIKSDVISATVSVVNGDVKLSYPGTNAKQIQASSVNGSVKLSLPAAKSAEVKASSSLGKIMNRMENIEIIRQKNEHTNKYLEFRRMDEESPVMVELKTTTGNIFLKNN; from the coding sequence ATGAATGAAAGAGACCGTATTTTGGCGTTGGTAAGAGAAGGCATCATCACTACAGAAGAAGCCTTGGTACTTTTGGAGAACTTAGCCAAGCGCGAAGGAAAAGATGCAGTGAAATTGAATCAGCAACAGGATTTCACCGACGCAAAGGATAACGCAACAGAATCTACCGAGCAAACGGATCAAGTTTCCGATCAAGAACGGGAAGACCGCAAAAATTTGGAAAAGATTTTGGATGAATTGGCCAGTGAAATTTCCTATTTCTCCTCTCAGATTGATGCGAAAGGCGAAGCGCTCCAAATGCTGAAGAAACAGATCAACGACAAAGCCGAAAAAAGGCAAGAATTGGCGACAGCCGATGAACTGGGGGATTTGACGGGCGAACAGGAAATCACCCTGATGCGCTTGGATGAAGAGCTGGAGGGTCTGCGCGGACAGGCTGCCGCACTGGAAGCCGAAAAAGTCGAGATGGAACAAAAAATGCGCAGCCTCAAGAAAGAGCATGTGGAAAACAGCGTGAAATCCTTTGGCGAGAAACTTGGCAATAAAGAGGAATGGAAAGACACAGCCACCAATTTCACGGAACGCCTCACCAAAGCAGGCGCACAATTAAGCAAATTTTTGACCGATACGGTCCAAACGGTCGTAGAGAATGTCGATTGGAAAGAAACTGATTTCAACATCAAAATCCCAGGATTGATCACAAGCAAATTCCAGCACGAATTCACATTCGATCAAAATGCAGCGACAATCCTTGATTTTCAATTGGCAAACGGTAATGTGACGTTGCAGAGTTGGGATAACGAAACCATTTCGGTTGCCGCGGATGTGAAGATTTACGGGAAAACCGAAGAAGCGACAGCGAAGGAAGCTTTCGATGCGCGCAGCACGGTGGTGATGGATGAGGATAAATTCACCTTCCGCGTTCCGAACAAAAGGGTGAAATGCGATATCATCGTCTCCTTGCCGAAACGCGAATACGATTACGTCGCAATCAAGCTGTTGAACGGGAATGTCACCCTGAAAAACATCGAAGGAAAAGATTTCTACATCAAATCCACAAACGGCAATATGCTCATCTCAGGTCTCAAGGCCATCATGCTGGAGACGGATGGCGTCAACGGGAACCTGGATGTCTCAGAAAGCACAATCGTTGACGTTCTGGCGAAGACCATAAACGGCAGTCTGACGATCAAAAGCGATGTCATCAGCGCTACTGTTTCTGTTGTGAACGGCGATGTGAAACTGTCCTACCCGGGAACCAATGCCAAACAGATCCAAGCCAGTTCCGTCAACGGGTCCGTCAAGCTTTCCTTGCCGGCTGCCAAAAGCGCAGAAGTGAAGGCCAGCAGCTCCCTGGGGAAAATCATGAACCGGATGGAAAACATCGAAATCATCCGCCAAAAAAATGAACACACCAACAAGTATCTGGAATTCAGACGAATGGACGAGGAATCACCGGTTATGGTAGAATTAAAGACAACGACAGGAAACATATTCTTAAAAAATAACTAA
- a CDS encoding PspC domain-containing protein, with the protein MKKLTKSATDRQVSGVLGGIAEYFGIDSTIVRVIFLIAVFAGVGSPVLLYILMAILMPEPGQSGSGQSFGGTYGSSSSRRSSDASRSVKEAKPVDKKEEDDWSDF; encoded by the coding sequence ATGAAAAAATTAACTAAATCTGCTACAGACAGACAAGTCAGCGGTGTTCTGGGAGGTATTGCCGAATACTTCGGCATCGACTCGACGATTGTGCGTGTGATCTTTCTGATCGCCGTATTTGCGGGAGTCGGATCGCCCGTACTGCTGTACATCCTGATGGCTATCCTGATGCCTGAACCGGGCCAAAGCGGCAGCGGACAATCATTCGGCGGAACGTATGGTTCTTCATCTTCCCGCCGGAGTTCCGACGCCTCGAGATCTGTAAAAGAAGCAAAACCAGTGGACAAAAAAGAAGAGGACGACTGGAGTGATTTCTGA
- a CDS encoding phage holin family protein, with translation MGFWKKAAVNSLVFIALAYFMAPSFYVHSLWTAFWASIVLGIVNFLIKPVLSILSFPITILTFGLFSLVINGFMLYLTSWLVGPGFHFTSYGTAFLVALIMSVVHMFLSRDDAH, from the coding sequence ATGGGATTTTGGAAGAAAGCGGCCGTCAATTCGCTAGTGTTCATCGCTTTGGCCTATTTTATGGCACCTTCATTCTATGTGCATAGCCTTTGGACAGCATTTTGGGCGAGCATTGTCTTGGGCATCGTCAACTTTCTGATCAAACCGGTGCTTTCGATTCTCTCGTTCCCGATTACGATCCTTACGTTCGGCTTGTTCAGCTTGGTCATCAATGGCTTCATGCTGTATCTGACGTCTTGGTTGGTGGGACCCGGATTCCACTTCACAAGCTACGGCACCGCATTCCTGGTGGCTCTGATCATGTCCGTCGTGCATATGTTCCTGAGCAGGGACGACGCACATTAA
- the hprK gene encoding HPr(Ser) kinase/phosphatase, with protein sequence MANTVTVQELVDSSGYIVLSGEEFLGNKITTSEISRPGVELTGFFNFYPSARIQLLGKTELTFIERMTAEERLIVMRRLCSKETPCFVIGRRLPAPAELMKAAQEAGIPILSAQSRTTRVSSNITNFLEGKLAERVSMHGVFVDVFGMGVMITGDSGVGKSETALELIQKGHRLVADDRVDLYQHDENTLIGEAPGILRHLIEIRGIGIIDVMTLFGAGAVKQTNEVNLIVNLELWSKDKKFERLGSTEEIVNILDVGIPKITIPVKTGRNLAIIIEVAAMNFRAKTMGYNAAETFERNLEALIKENVKKND encoded by the coding sequence ATGGCGAATACAGTCACTGTACAGGAATTAGTGGATTCTTCAGGTTATATTGTACTGAGCGGAGAAGAATTTTTGGGCAACAAGATCACGACCAGTGAAATCTCCAGACCTGGCGTCGAGTTGACCGGTTTCTTTAATTTTTACCCGTCGGCCCGTATCCAGTTGTTGGGGAAAACGGAACTGACATTTATCGAGAGGATGACCGCCGAAGAGCGCCTGATTGTCATGAGGCGACTTTGCAGTAAAGAAACGCCTTGCTTCGTTATCGGACGCAGATTGCCGGCGCCCGCAGAATTGATGAAAGCCGCACAGGAAGCCGGCATACCGATTCTTTCGGCGCAATCCAGAACGACAAGAGTTTCCAGCAACATCACCAATTTCCTTGAGGGCAAGTTGGCGGAACGGGTTTCGATGCACGGTGTTTTCGTGGATGTATTTGGAATGGGCGTCATGATTACAGGGGACAGCGGCGTCGGGAAGTCGGAAACGGCTTTGGAATTGATCCAAAAAGGACACCGTCTGGTTGCTGACGATCGCGTTGATCTGTATCAACACGATGAAAACACGCTGATCGGTGAGGCACCGGGCATCCTTCGCCATCTGATCGAAATCCGCGGAATCGGCATCATCGATGTGATGACGCTGTTCGGGGCCGGCGCAGTCAAACAGACCAATGAAGTCAACCTGATCGTTAACCTGGAGCTTTGGAGCAAAGACAAAAAGTTTGAACGTCTGGGCAGCACGGAGGAAATCGTGAACATTCTGGATGTCGGCATCCCTAAAATCACGATTCCGGTAAAGACCGGGCGAAATCTTGCCATCATCATCGAAGTGGCAGCCATGAATTTCCGTGCGAAAACGATGGGCTACAATGCCGCTGAGACTTTCGAAAGAAATCTGGAAGCATTGATAAAAGAGAACGTCAAAAAAAATGATTAG
- the lgt gene encoding prolipoprotein diacylglyceryl transferase, whose product MNNLIAALNPVAFSFGGLEIRWYGVIIAAGILIAMTLATKEADKKGLDPDFIVDMMFWTIPIGIIGARIYYVLFELDYYLQNPGEIIQVWNGGIAIYGALIAGILTIYWYTKRKGISFALTMDILAPAVLIAQSIGRWGNFMNQEAHGEEVSRAFLENLFLPEFIIEQMNINGIYYHPTFLYESLWSLAGFLLILFLRRKEQLLRVGEVMFTYVMWYSFGRFFIEGMRTDSLYLFGPIRVSQALSILLFLGAMGIWVYRRRNNYPPDPYYTNITRKEA is encoded by the coding sequence ATGAATAATTTGATAGCCGCATTGAACCCCGTCGCATTTTCGTTCGGTGGTTTGGAAATCCGTTGGTACGGTGTCATCATCGCGGCAGGCATCCTTATTGCCATGACATTGGCTACGAAAGAGGCCGACAAAAAAGGACTCGATCCGGATTTCATTGTCGATATGATGTTCTGGACGATACCGATCGGGATCATCGGCGCCCGTATTTACTATGTATTGTTTGAATTGGATTATTATTTGCAGAATCCAGGCGAAATCATTCAGGTCTGGAATGGTGGCATCGCGATTTACGGGGCATTGATCGCCGGTATTTTGACGATTTATTGGTATACCAAACGAAAAGGGATTTCTTTTGCATTGACGATGGATATTTTGGCACCCGCAGTCCTGATTGCGCAATCCATCGGCAGATGGGGGAATTTCATGAACCAGGAAGCGCATGGTGAGGAAGTCAGCCGCGCCTTTTTGGAGAATTTGTTCCTGCCGGAATTCATCATTGAACAGATGAACATCAATGGAATTTATTACCACCCGACCTTCTTGTACGAATCACTCTGGTCGTTGGCCGGATTTTTGCTGATCCTGTTTCTGCGCAGAAAAGAACAGCTGTTGCGTGTCGGTGAAGTGATGTTCACTTACGTCATGTGGTACTCGTTCGGTCGCTTCTTCATCGAAGGCATGCGCACGGACAGCCTGTATCTTTTCGGGCCGATCAGGGTGTCACAGGCGCTGTCCATCCTGCTGTTCCTTGGAGCGATGGGCATCTGGGTTTACAGACGCAGAAACAATTATCCGCCTGATCCCTATTACACGAACATCACCAGAAAGGAAGCATAA